The Akkermansia sp. N21116 genome includes a region encoding these proteins:
- a CDS encoding S6 family peptidase, giving the protein MNVPFFYHGFWKLALPLYSLVLYIPAEAGILSHLVDLQMYRDFAENKGIFIADADKIVVRNKNGVVIGTIEHMMNLDGVADAHAGEAALVGGPGFIATVSHDYDNAEITFAKRFGATSGTPFYDSYRTVSVSNGWGDQLDYNYDYRVQRLSKIVTEATAAAYLTDREYLDHMSGRLCVRVGSGTQQVAYPGGVNETIAGGYAYLTGGTLRFEGQAKLSPALSPVVIGNARTYEAYRFWYYYDEPSADSPMNIGIRAGDSGSPCYFYNPKTDQWEWLGAGQSGGGEGYGGFSQMRSGNFWAVDLISSYDRTFSSISNGGNVIWNVPGTSSGNGTIVQGGNTLNYVGLASGFRGDTSTNGNKASNDMMDACHNLVFGGAGGKIVLQGSVDMGAGSLTFNSDYTLSNGGVAARRLNSAGFVVNKGAVLTTELTGAPGDEWRKIGEGTLIVAGSGNNSASLNVGGEGLVVLNRTGGAAAESVKLNGGNVIVRLMSAGQIRNGIVFGHRGGILDLYGTDMAASTITHLDNGAVFANLKPSSTSTWTYSGGTSTYLGSFTDGGSSAAGLLNVVVAPSSEQAVWTLSGDVDNKGSWAVNGGTLSVDGSPTIHAAGYVDPNDWQDAVFNTGNVSVKGGALFRAGAHSIVHSHIYVSNSGSYAIRESSLQKGDIVLQGSLSAYLADIRQGVARQEGQVTGAGLLTKTGTGTLVLAGERSSMSGSKKVSEGLVKAVSLQALGTGIGDWLVEKGGVLGVDNTEIASVLNRIDETSTGTYVLNSGKIDNVPLLSDWNDLNLGTADATALGTLGTTDSLAPWTTDGGWRLGGGGGELTLNLKLSGSGTLYVGNGANSGRLILTNIYNSDAASGFDGNIVLSSGMELFYTDIRALGSKTKNILVEYGNGFDLGNSPAEAMAHVHGDSSGILYFGADSASDYNFGSLGLNSVALGTTGKVTLSGTLTSETGGFRFGGSGTLTIVKNLSGTGGLVFDSQGLGTGGILVLQADNSYRGKTEIYSGMTLQVGSGGSTGTLGGGEVLNEGNLVFNRTGEVIQSGAIDGGGVLTKKGSGTLVLTGANSYKGGTLIEEGILRIGNGMASGSAGSGDIVNNAMIVFDRTGNFRVDASISGTGSLVKNQTGTMSLAHSTYSGGTTVNGGILELGKYNIGSEGMIRGILTINSSGRVNLKSGDSLGYNGDNKCVSTINLNGGTLYLVDSGNQTFKKTVFNLTGGVIDGVSSGNFDVWTDSVIRVKASAKSSEIANVALKLRDENSTRFEVDDGAADADLLVSSRIINSNAAVGAFTKAGAGTMVLTGTNTYTGTTTIINGTLRLGNGGTTGKLGSGSVVNDSILEINRSNEYVLANAVSGKGDLVQNGTGTLVVSGMNTYGGKTVIRRGILSVGEGGTTGSLGSGSIENDSILRWNRSDTVSLNNAISGTGSLSKIGSGTLTLNGVNLYRGGTILSAGRLVAGSASAFGLGGIYLEGGTLDLNGKTTNNDLEVRGTASLLNAGFHKGSLMIGKGGALTVSGTARADSLLLDQGSVSGGILEASVFIVRSGTVSSRLSGAGTLNKEGSGTVTLGGSQTYSGVTTVADGLLNVAGSLENSSVTVRSGAVLDVSGSVWKNITIEDGGSLRTNATGMALRPGQTLAAGHASGTWNDIAGSLSTTEGAVLDVNGTLDISGSLTFNGGNVLLGINELVNVGGTLTVLGTTDLTLDLGNYSRGEYDLMDYLALSGDVSLLQLTDSSVVRSGKGRTDYYLRGDAGTLKLIVDGSPLTLAWSAGNGIWEEQGDRTWIVSGAGDSHPDSRFYTGDNVVFDSAGQVTIRNTVTPGSVLATTSGNVTFLGTGMIAGAGSLTMSGSGTLTMNTSNSYSGGTVLTAGRLVAGGGLSFGSSAISLQGGILDLNGKSVANALNVRGTGTLMNARAFRGTLTAIYGTLSISGVAQAASLVVDGGNVSGGSLSADAYELRSGNVGTVLTGLAGLSKTGTGTATLSGTQLYSGTTVVEAGKLVLSGNSSIVSDVNVQSGGIFAMQGKALGDLNIHSGGRLDLTGNTDWVLENGNSLNAGRTGTAAVDISGNLKMGQGGEIHVADSAVGKMTIDGDLVLGGGTLCYTSAGGILDLVDVKGTLSVTEQTMVDIDVTLTRDGTYTLLTYGGLAGELNLLGVQDKGTRSEYIVSSSEGNKVLLTVVGKAEDLSWDAGGSGSMTWGVLGAGDRWGGTSNPDNAFHNGDRVSIVNGGTLTVVGRVEPGRVIVSGNKNVCLTGTGSLVGGGKLVKTGFGVLEVGVRNEYTGGTVLEQGGLLLTVDSALGVGPLQIADTLSGRKTVTLDRPGGGTIRMQGDIDNEASNALILVADGTAAAVEGSLINRGTLETAGNLSIAGLVAHSSSQTILQAGSNLTSGSETVLKDGASLFLKKGNSQQKSTGYYGDVSVGHGGTLILEASSGVEGDVRILSGGVVRVSGETTVAGNYSLEQGGNLTIAGNSVLKGNVSVCDGASMVLGQGSGVFGALVLNDSSKLSVAGNTALTGDVVLTGRNQLDIANGAVLGANLKLATGAEYTMRDGLRLGASLMAENGSNLTIDGFVKLGGDFIVLPGVSQKALFLNFRMTDAMMQADAVHPVLSLGDGASFVQMPGGLLAMRLDLSGVSESLLDVRPVVVSPGLSASGQAVLDGGKLDILFRDGRITTVTRDIFAYLSGAPLPNPDDGSRAPVGIGEITSNTLWSTTLELGSMADSIRGRDGYSRIRMGDSRRGGSVWMTTVSHFFNLSDDGILHGYDYQAHGLNMGADWNVDGRWSLGASFGTVSGKNKMSGGLGDSDQDVMSGALYADVLCFAKKRDVLILSTVFGYAASSVDGVLQSPDLAGDACKGSWDGSAWMFDMRADWIHAVSERTHVNIFAGFQYIDASQDDFSLKGSRYTYDFRDVSMSVLRARLGAGISHATSLAGKGVTLHAEAAVLPDIARDAPEARVSANGAIPWAATGSEPGNVALRLEVSAACALSPDWTLSARYRIEAADKSTNQSAGIGASFTF; this is encoded by the coding sequence ATGAATGTTCCCTTTTTTTATCATGGATTCTGGAAGCTGGCCCTTCCTCTGTACTCCCTTGTCTTGTACATTCCTGCAGAAGCAGGTATCCTTTCCCATCTCGTCGATTTGCAAATGTATCGCGATTTTGCGGAAAACAAGGGAATTTTTATTGCCGATGCCGACAAGATCGTCGTACGCAACAAGAACGGTGTCGTTATCGGCACGATTGAACACATGATGAATTTGGATGGGGTGGCCGATGCTCATGCGGGAGAAGCGGCGCTGGTGGGAGGGCCCGGTTTTATTGCGACGGTTTCCCACGATTACGACAATGCGGAAATAACGTTTGCCAAACGGTTTGGAGCTACGTCGGGAACGCCGTTCTACGATTCCTACAGGACTGTCAGTGTTTCCAATGGTTGGGGGGATCAATTGGATTATAATTACGATTACCGCGTTCAGAGATTGTCCAAGATTGTGACGGAGGCGACAGCGGCCGCCTACCTGACGGACAGGGAATATCTGGATCATATGTCAGGAAGGCTTTGCGTCCGTGTGGGGTCGGGAACCCAGCAGGTAGCTTATCCGGGCGGGGTTAATGAAACCATTGCCGGAGGGTATGCCTATTTGACGGGAGGGACACTGCGGTTTGAGGGCCAGGCTAAATTGTCTCCGGCATTGAGCCCGGTGGTAATAGGAAATGCCCGGACGTACGAAGCATACCGATTCTGGTATTATTATGACGAACCCTCGGCGGATTCTCCGATGAATATTGGCATCCGGGCCGGGGATAGCGGAAGTCCCTGCTATTTTTACAATCCGAAGACCGACCAGTGGGAATGGCTGGGAGCCGGGCAGTCGGGCGGAGGAGAAGGATATGGCGGCTTTAGCCAGATGCGTTCCGGTAATTTCTGGGCGGTGGATTTGATCTCTTCTTATGACCGTACGTTCTCAAGTATATCGAACGGAGGAAATGTTATCTGGAATGTGCCCGGTACTTCCTCGGGTAACGGGACGATCGTCCAGGGAGGGAATACGCTAAATTATGTCGGTCTTGCCTCCGGTTTTCGCGGGGATACGTCGACGAATGGAAACAAGGCATCGAACGATATGATGGACGCCTGCCATAACCTCGTGTTCGGAGGGGCGGGAGGCAAGATCGTGTTGCAAGGGTCGGTCGATATGGGAGCCGGGTCCCTCACTTTTAATTCCGACTATACGCTTTCCAACGGAGGGGTTGCCGCACGGCGGTTGAATTCGGCGGGATTTGTCGTGAACAAGGGGGCGGTACTGACAACGGAGTTGACGGGAGCTCCTGGAGACGAATGGCGCAAAATCGGAGAAGGGACACTTATTGTCGCGGGCTCCGGCAACAACAGCGCTTCTTTGAATGTAGGCGGGGAGGGGCTGGTGGTATTGAACCGGACGGGAGGAGCTGCTGCTGAAAGCGTGAAACTCAATGGCGGCAATGTCATTGTACGTCTGATGTCCGCAGGGCAGATACGCAACGGAATTGTTTTCGGTCACCGTGGCGGAATCCTTGATTTGTACGGAACGGACATGGCAGCATCGACCATTACGCATTTGGACAATGGAGCGGTATTTGCCAATTTGAAACCGTCTTCGACATCTACCTGGACATATTCTGGGGGAACATCGACGTATCTCGGGAGTTTTACTGACGGAGGTTCTTCTGCTGCCGGGTTGCTGAATGTGGTTGTTGCTCCATCTTCGGAGCAAGCTGTTTGGACGCTTTCCGGCGATGTGGATAACAAGGGGAGCTGGGCTGTTAATGGAGGGACACTTTCCGTGGATGGTTCTCCGACGATTCATGCTGCGGGTTATGTGGATCCGAATGACTGGCAGGATGCCGTGTTCAATACGGGTAACGTGAGTGTCAAGGGAGGGGCTCTCTTTCGGGCTGGAGCGCATTCTATCGTTCATTCTCATATATATGTTTCGAATTCTGGTTCTTATGCAATCAGGGAATCGTCCTTGCAAAAGGGGGATATTGTCTTGCAAGGGAGCCTTTCCGCATATTTGGCGGATATCCGGCAGGGAGTGGCTCGTCAGGAGGGGCAAGTGACGGGAGCAGGCCTGTTGACCAAGACCGGAACCGGTACGTTGGTGTTGGCTGGGGAAAGGAGCTCCATGAGTGGTTCCAAAAAGGTGTCAGAAGGTCTTGTCAAGGCAGTGTCTCTCCAGGCACTGGGGACGGGAATCGGCGATTGGCTTGTGGAAAAGGGCGGCGTACTGGGAGTGGACAATACGGAGATTGCTTCCGTGCTGAATAGAATCGACGAGACTTCTACCGGTACGTATGTCCTGAATTCCGGAAAGATTGACAATGTTCCCCTGCTTTCCGATTGGAATGATTTGAATCTGGGTACGGCGGATGCGACGGCACTCGGGACGTTGGGTACGACGGACTCCCTGGCTCCCTGGACAACTGATGGAGGTTGGAGGCTGGGCGGAGGCGGTGGTGAGCTGACGTTGAATCTTAAATTGTCCGGTTCCGGTACACTGTATGTCGGAAATGGTGCCAATTCCGGGAGATTGATTTTGACCAATATTTATAATAGCGATGCCGCGAGCGGATTCGATGGGAACATTGTGCTGAGTTCTGGAATGGAATTGTTCTATACCGATATTCGTGCTCTGGGATCGAAGACGAAGAATATACTTGTGGAATACGGCAACGGTTTTGACCTCGGGAATAGTCCCGCCGAAGCGATGGCCCATGTTCATGGCGATTCTAGTGGGATTCTCTATTTTGGTGCTGATTCGGCAAGCGATTACAATTTTGGTTCCCTGGGGCTGAATTCAGTTGCTTTGGGAACGACCGGGAAGGTAACGCTGAGTGGTACTTTAACTTCGGAGACGGGAGGATTCCGTTTCGGTGGTTCCGGTACTCTGACGATTGTGAAAAATTTGTCTGGGACGGGAGGGCTTGTTTTTGATTCACAGGGTTTGGGAACGGGCGGGATCCTTGTTTTACAGGCAGATAATTCGTATAGGGGTAAGACGGAAATTTACTCGGGGATGACTCTTCAGGTGGGCTCGGGTGGTTCGACGGGAACTCTTGGCGGGGGAGAGGTACTGAATGAGGGAAACCTTGTATTCAACCGTACAGGTGAAGTGATCCAGTCGGGAGCGATTGATGGAGGGGGAGTCTTGACGAAAAAGGGAAGTGGAACACTGGTGTTGACGGGTGCCAATTCATACAAGGGGGGCACATTAATTGAAGAAGGGATCCTCAGGATAGGCAACGGCATGGCGTCCGGAAGTGCGGGATCCGGGGACATTGTTAACAATGCCATGATCGTTTTTGACAGGACCGGCAACTTTCGTGTAGATGCTTCCATCTCAGGGACGGGATCTCTTGTAAAGAATCAGACCGGAACCATGTCTCTTGCCCATTCAACTTATTCGGGGGGAACAACCGTAAATGGGGGTATTCTGGAGCTTGGCAAATATAACATAGGAAGTGAGGGGATGATTCGCGGAATTTTAACAATCAATAGTTCCGGGCGGGTAAATTTGAAATCTGGAGATAGCCTCGGGTACAATGGCGACAACAAATGCGTGAGTACGATCAATCTGAACGGAGGAACACTGTATTTGGTCGACAGCGGTAATCAGACCTTCAAAAAGACAGTATTTAATTTGACGGGTGGTGTTATCGATGGTGTTTCCTCCGGCAATTTCGATGTCTGGACGGATTCCGTCATCAGAGTGAAGGCGTCCGCCAAATCGTCGGAAATTGCCAACGTTGCACTCAAACTTCGCGATGAAAACAGTACGAGATTCGAAGTTGATGATGGTGCTGCGGATGCCGATTTGCTGGTGTCTTCAAGAATCATCAATTCCAATGCTGCCGTAGGGGCATTTACGAAGGCCGGTGCCGGTACGATGGTGCTGACCGGTACCAATACGTATACGGGTACGACGACAATTATTAATGGAACGTTGAGACTTGGCAATGGCGGAACAACCGGCAAGCTGGGATCGGGTAGTGTAGTGAATGATTCGATCCTGGAAATCAACCGTTCGAATGAATACGTTCTGGCAAATGCCGTGTCCGGCAAAGGCGATTTGGTTCAGAATGGAACCGGGACTTTGGTTGTGTCCGGCATGAACACGTACGGAGGAAAGACCGTGATTCGGAGAGGGATTCTGAGTGTCGGAGAAGGTGGCACTACCGGGTCGTTGGGGAGCGGCTCCATAGAGAACGATAGCATACTCAGATGGAACCGGTCCGATACAGTGTCTTTAAACAATGCCATATCCGGCACCGGAAGCCTCTCCAAGATTGGTTCGGGGACACTGACTTTGAACGGGGTTAATTTATACCGGGGAGGAACAATACTTTCGGCAGGCCGCCTGGTAGCCGGTTCTGCTTCTGCATTTGGCCTTGGAGGAATTTATCTGGAGGGAGGTACTCTGGATCTGAATGGCAAGACAACCAATAATGATCTGGAAGTCAGAGGTACGGCTTCATTGTTGAATGCCGGCTTCCACAAGGGAAGTCTGATGATCGGGAAGGGAGGGGCACTGACTGTATCGGGTACGGCTAGGGCTGATTCTCTGTTGCTGGATCAGGGCAGTGTATCAGGAGGGATTCTGGAGGCTTCCGTATTTATCGTCCGCTCCGGAACTGTTTCTTCTCGTTTGTCCGGTGCCGGTACTTTGAATAAGGAAGGTTCCGGAACAGTGACTCTGGGCGGCAGTCAGACGTATAGTGGAGTGACGACTGTTGCCGACGGTCTGTTGAACGTTGCGGGATCGTTGGAAAACTCGTCCGTGACGGTCCGTTCCGGAGCTGTACTGGACGTGTCCGGTAGTGTCTGGAAAAATATAACGATTGAAGACGGCGGTTCTTTGAGAACAAATGCGACAGGGATGGCTCTCCGCCCTGGACAAACGCTTGCCGCCGGGCATGCATCAGGCACTTGGAATGATATTGCGGGCAGTCTGTCCACAACTGAGGGAGCCGTACTCGATGTTAATGGAACACTAGATATTTCGGGTAGTCTGACGTTTAATGGAGGCAATGTTCTGTTAGGAATTAATGAATTGGTGAATGTAGGCGGTACTCTCACTGTGCTGGGGACAACGGATCTGACTCTGGATCTGGGTAACTATTCTCGCGGCGAATATGATTTGATGGACTACCTTGCCTTGTCCGGGGATGTATCGCTTCTGCAGTTGACGGATTCATCCGTGGTTCGTTCCGGTAAAGGACGGACCGATTACTACCTGCGAGGTGATGCCGGAACGCTGAAATTGATTGTGGATGGTTCTCCGCTGACGTTGGCCTGGTCTGCCGGGAACGGTATCTGGGAAGAACAGGGGGACAGGACATGGATTGTTTCAGGAGCCGGAGATTCTCATCCCGACTCCCGATTCTACACGGGAGACAATGTCGTATTCGACAGCGCGGGACAGGTGACGATCCGTAATACGGTGACGCCGGGAAGCGTTTTGGCAACTACTTCCGGCAATGTGACGTTTCTGGGCACGGGAATGATCGCCGGAGCCGGAAGTCTGACGATGTCGGGATCCGGAACATTGACGATGAATACATCCAATTCCTATTCCGGAGGAACGGTCCTGACTGCGGGGCGTCTTGTTGCCGGAGGGGGGCTTTCTTTCGGTTCATCCGCGATTTCTTTACAGGGTGGTATTTTGGATTTGAACGGCAAATCCGTCGCTAACGCATTGAATGTAAGAGGAACAGGAACCTTGATGAATGCGAGGGCATTCCGTGGTACTCTAACAGCGATATACGGCACTCTTTCGATTTCCGGAGTGGCACAGGCGGCTTCTCTTGTAGTGGATGGCGGAAATGTATCCGGCGGTTCCCTGTCGGCTGATGCGTATGAACTCCGGTCCGGTAATGTCGGGACGGTTTTGACGGGATTGGCCGGTTTGTCAAAAACGGGTACCGGCACGGCTACTCTTTCCGGTACTCAGCTTTACTCGGGGACGACGGTGGTAGAAGCAGGCAAGCTGGTACTGTCTGGGAATTCGTCAATCGTTTCCGATGTCAATGTACAGTCCGGAGGCATATTTGCCATGCAGGGCAAGGCTCTGGGAGACTTGAACATTCATTCCGGAGGTAGACTGGATCTTACCGGAAATACGGATTGGGTGCTGGAAAACGGTAACTCTCTTAATGCCGGACGGACCGGTACGGCTGCCGTGGATATTTCCGGTAATCTGAAAATGGGACAGGGTGGTGAAATCCATGTTGCCGATTCAGCCGTCGGGAAAATGACAATTGATGGGGATCTGGTTCTTGGAGGCGGTACTCTTTGCTATACGTCCGCCGGGGGAATTCTTGATTTAGTCGACGTGAAGGGAACCTTGTCCGTCACCGAGCAAACGATGGTAGATATTGATGTGACCCTGACGCGCGATGGGACATATACCCTGTTGACTTACGGGGGGCTGGCTGGCGAATTGAACCTGCTTGGCGTTCAGGATAAAGGAACGAGATCCGAATACATCGTCTCCTCATCCGAAGGGAATAAAGTCCTGCTGACTGTTGTCGGAAAGGCCGAAGATTTATCTTGGGATGCAGGTGGTTCAGGTTCCATGACATGGGGGGTCTTGGGTGCGGGAGATCGCTGGGGAGGGACATCCAATCCGGATAATGCTTTTCACAACGGTGACCGCGTTTCTATTGTCAATGGCGGCACGTTGACTGTTGTCGGGCGAGTGGAGCCGGGAAGGGTAATTGTCTCCGGCAACAAGAATGTATGCCTGACGGGGACGGGTTCTCTCGTTGGCGGCGGAAAGCTGGTGAAGACCGGTTTCGGTGTGTTGGAAGTAGGCGTGAGGAATGAGTATACGGGAGGGACGGTGTTGGAACAGGGAGGCTTGCTTTTGACTGTCGATTCGGCACTGGGAGTCGGTCCTCTGCAAATTGCCGATACCTTGTCCGGGAGGAAAACTGTTACATTGGACAGGCCGGGTGGAGGAACCATCCGCATGCAGGGAGACATTGACAACGAGGCTTCCAATGCACTCATCCTAGTTGCCGATGGAACAGCGGCTGCTGTAGAAGGCTCTCTCATTAACCGCGGGACGTTAGAGACGGCAGGTAATTTATCCATTGCCGGATTGGTTGCCCATTCGTCTTCTCAAACGATTCTCCAGGCAGGAAGCAATTTGACCTCTGGTTCGGAGACTGTGTTGAAGGATGGTGCTTCCCTTTTCCTAAAGAAGGGAAATTCTCAGCAGAAATCTACCGGTTACTACGGAGATGTGTCAGTGGGGCATGGAGGAACGCTGATTCTGGAAGCCAGTTCCGGCGTTGAAGGCGATGTTCGGATCCTTTCTGGTGGAGTAGTGCGCGTTTCGGGTGAAACGACAGTTGCCGGAAATTACAGCCTGGAACAGGGAGGAAATCTAACGATTGCTGGGAATTCTGTCCTGAAGGGCAATGTCAGTGTCTGCGATGGTGCTTCGATGGTGCTTGGGCAGGGCTCCGGCGTTTTTGGTGCTCTGGTGCTGAATGATTCCTCCAAATTGTCCGTCGCAGGTAATACAGCCTTGACTGGCGATGTGGTACTGACTGGCAGGAACCAGCTCGATATCGCCAACGGTGCCGTCCTGGGAGCCAATTTGAAGCTGGCAACTGGAGCGGAATACACGATGCGCGATGGTTTACGTCTGGGGGCTTCGCTGATGGCGGAAAATGGCAGTAACTTGACGATTGACGGATTTGTGAAGCTGGGCGGTGACTTTATAGTCTTGCCCGGAGTGTCCCAAAAGGCTCTTTTCCTGAATTTCCGGATGACGGACGCTATGATGCAGGCGGATGCCGTGCATCCGGTGCTTTCACTGGGCGATGGAGCCTCGTTTGTGCAGATGCCCGGAGGCTTGTTGGCCATGCGTTTGGACTTGTCCGGGGTATCGGAATCCTTGCTGGATGTCCGACCCGTCGTGGTGTCTCCTGGTTTGTCTGCTTCAGGGCAGGCTGTGCTGGACGGAGGGAAACTGGACATCCTGTTCCGCGACGGTCGCATAACGACAGTGACGCGTGATATTTTTGCCTATCTTTCCGGAGCACCTCTTCCGAACCCCGATGATGGATCCAGAGCTCCGGTCGGAATCGGTGAAATAACGTCCAATACCCTATGGTCAACAACATTGGAACTGGGTTCCATGGCTGATTCGATTCGAGGTCGCGATGGATATTCCAGGATCAGGATGGGGGATTCCCGGAGAGGAGGATCCGTTTGGATGACGACGGTCAGCCATTTCTTTAATTTGAGCGACGACGGGATACTCCATGGATATGACTATCAGGCTCACGGTCTTAATATGGGCGCCGACTGGAATGTTGACGGACGTTGGTCTCTGGGGGCATCGTTCGGTACGGTTTCCGGCAAGAACAAGATGTCCGGTGGTCTGGGTGATTCCGATCAGGACGTGATGTCGGGTGCCTTGTATGCAGATGTTCTGTGCTTTGCCAAGAAACGCGATGTATTGATTCTGAGTACGGTATTTGGGTATGCCGCATCATCGGTCGACGGAGTGCTCCAATCTCCGGATTTAGCTGGAGACGCATGCAAGGGGTCCTGGGATGGTTCTGCCTGGATGTTTGATATGCGTGCGGATTGGATCCATGCCGTATCCGAACGGACGCATGTAAACATATTTGCCGGATTCCAGTACATTGATGCCTCACAGGATGATTTTTCACTGAAAGGCAGCCGGTATACTTACGACTTTCGTGATGTTTCCATGTCGGTGTTGCGTGCCCGGCTTGGGGCTGGTATCAGCCATGCTACATCTCTGGCCGGTAAGGGAGTGACCCTTCATGCCGAGGCTGCCGTCCTTCCGGATATTGCCCGCGATGCTCCGGAAGCGCGTGTATCTGCTAATGGTGCTATTCCCTGGGCGGCTACGGGAAGCGAACCGGGGAATGTGGCGTTGCGTTTGGAGGTGTCGGCTGCTTGTGCCTTGTCTCCGGATTGGACATTGTCTGCGCGGTACCGGATTGAAGCAGCGGACAAGAGTACGAATCAATCTGCCGGCATCGGTGCCAGCTTCACGTTCTAA